From the genome of Scytonema hofmannii PCC 7110, one region includes:
- a CDS encoding DsbA family protein: MSDDRSHSSLLVPASTQDRIQGVLSAAVVLVMYGDYQCSKSADVYRLIKAIQRELHVSFGEDYLCFIFRHFPQIQIHAQAQRAAQAAQAAAAQGQFWQMHDTLFDHQPALGNGYLVEYADRLGLDISQFLQHLSKQTHVDRINEDIESGLRSGVTIAPALFINRIRYTGRWNKAQLMAAIVAASH; encoded by the coding sequence ATGAGCGACGATCGTAGCCACAGTTCCTTACTTGTGCCAGCTTCAACCCAAGATCGTATTCAAGGTGTGCTAAGTGCTGCCGTGGTGCTGGTGATGTATGGGGACTATCAATGTTCTAAAAGTGCGGATGTTTACAGGCTGATTAAAGCCATCCAGCGAGAGCTTCATGTTTCTTTTGGAGAGGACTATTTATGTTTCATCTTCCGTCATTTTCCACAGATCCAGATTCATGCTCAGGCTCAACGTGCGGCTCAAGCAGCACAAGCCGCCGCCGCTCAAGGTCAGTTTTGGCAGATGCACGATACTTTGTTCGACCATCAACCAGCGTTGGGAAACGGCTATCTTGTCGAGTATGCCGATCGTCTCGGACTGGATATTTCCCAATTTTTGCAACATCTGTCTAAACAAACGCATGTCGATCGCATCAATGAAGATATCGAGAGTGGATTACGCAGTGGAGTAACTATTGCTCCAGCCCTGTTTATCAATAGAATTCGCTATACCGGACGCTGGAACAAGGCGCAATTGATGGCAGCCATTGTTGCTGCAAGTCATTAA
- a CDS encoding nuclear transport factor 2 family protein codes for MQPILDREQQTTEAFAAHLALVGKDIPAWVDLFAEDAVVEFPYASTTPGRLEGKQAIYNYMKDVPAQMQDLVFSNVQIYPTSNSNVLFAEVHGEAVIVSTGRHYQQDYVIRLETKEGKIIHYREYWNPVAALEAWGGTQNLRQSFNADSPE; via the coding sequence ATGCAACCAATACTAGATCGAGAGCAACAGACGACAGAAGCTTTTGCCGCTCATTTGGCACTTGTGGGCAAGGATATTCCAGCTTGGGTAGATTTGTTTGCTGAAGATGCAGTCGTTGAATTTCCCTATGCTTCCACGACACCAGGACGATTAGAAGGCAAACAAGCTATTTACAACTACATGAAAGACGTGCCAGCACAGATGCAAGACTTGGTATTTAGCAACGTTCAAATTTATCCAACGTCAAATTCCAATGTTTTATTTGCTGAGGTTCATGGAGAAGCCGTTATTGTTTCTACAGGTCGTCATTATCAACAAGATTATGTAATTCGGCTGGAAACAAAGGAAGGCAAGATCATTCACTACCGCGAATACTGGAATCCTGTTGCCGCTCTTGAAGCATGGGGTGGCACACAAAATTTGCGTCAATCTTTCAATGCAGATAGCCCGGAGTAA
- a CDS encoding NmrA family NAD(P)-binding protein: MKIVIAAASGNIGRRTAEKVVQAGVETILLTRQPEKLAAQVAQGATVKPISSDDTSGLIEATQNAEALFWLTPPKLNAPSLRDWYIQTAMAGASAVRENKIKRVVNISGLGAGAGPDLGTVTFVGNVESIFNQTGSNVLHLRPGYFMENFLEQVKFIQQDSAVYFPYASNHDIPWISTDDIGDETAKYLLDDCWSGQWTRNLMGPENLTLSEVTAILSQVLNRSIDYVQVTVESVQQQLALLGATPNVQQELGNLFRALGDPDGIYATARTPEAITTTTFEQFVTHKLLKHTLT; the protein is encoded by the coding sequence ATGAAAATTGTAATTGCTGCTGCCTCCGGCAATATTGGACGACGCACCGCAGAAAAGGTGGTTCAGGCTGGAGTCGAGACTATTCTTCTGACACGACAGCCAGAGAAGCTAGCTGCACAAGTGGCTCAAGGTGCCACAGTAAAGCCAATCAGCAGTGATGATACAAGCGGATTAATCGAGGCAACACAAAATGCAGAGGCTTTGTTTTGGCTAACTCCACCAAAACTGAATGCACCCAGCTTACGCGACTGGTATATCCAAACGGCAATGGCTGGAGCTAGCGCAGTGCGTGAAAACAAGATTAAAAGAGTGGTCAACATTTCTGGACTCGGTGCAGGTGCAGGGCCAGATTTGGGTACAGTCACATTTGTTGGAAACGTTGAATCGATCTTCAACCAAACTGGCTCGAATGTGCTGCATCTGCGTCCTGGCTATTTCATGGAGAATTTTCTAGAGCAAGTCAAGTTTATTCAGCAAGACAGCGCCGTTTATTTTCCCTATGCCAGCAATCATGATATTCCCTGGATCAGTACCGATGACATTGGGGATGAAACTGCAAAATATTTACTTGATGACTGCTGGTCAGGACAATGGACTCGGAATCTCATGGGGCCAGAAAATCTAACGCTCTCTGAAGTCACTGCCATTCTTTCGCAAGTTCTGAATCGTTCAATTGACTATGTGCAGGTAACGGTTGAATCAGTTCAACAGCAACTTGCACTACTCGGAGCAACCCCGAATGTCCAACAAGAGTTAGGAAATTTGTTTCGTGCCCTTGGCGATCCGGATGGTATCTATGCGACTGCACGAACACCTGAAGCAATTACAACAACAACATTTGAGCAGTTTGTAACCCATAAACTTCTCAAACACACTCTGACTTAA
- a CDS encoding dioxygenase, with protein MQTITIDNITQAVIDHGDGGKTHPRLYEIYTSLVKHLHAFVREVNLTEPELQQGRDFLNRVSRHTQVIPDGEIQVLTDLLGISMLVELLQDSNDSVTEANLQGPLYVPNAPQRKLGDRIGIDPEGEALLLSGRVLDVNGQT; from the coding sequence ATGCAAACCATTACAATCGACAATATCACGCAAGCCGTTATTGACCACGGAGACGGCGGTAAAACTCATCCGCGCCTGTACGAAATTTACACAAGTCTGGTGAAGCATCTCCATGCTTTTGTCCGCGAAGTAAATTTGACTGAGCCAGAGTTGCAGCAGGGGCGTGATTTCCTCAATCGCGTCAGCCGACACACGCAAGTCATCCCAGACGGGGAGATTCAGGTACTCACTGATTTGCTGGGCATTTCGATGCTGGTGGAATTGCTGCAAGACTCCAACGATAGTGTGACAGAAGCCAATTTGCAAGGACCTCTCTACGTACCTAATGCCCCTCAGCGCAAGTTGGGCGATCGCATTGGCATCGATCCAGAAGGTGAAGCCCTGCTTCTTTCAGGTCGAGTGTTAGATGTGAATGGGCAGACGTGA
- a CDS encoding SDR family oxidoreductase — MRFANATYGRLDCAFNNAAIDTSGKPLHEQSIENFDTLMSINVRGLFLCMKYEIQQMLNQGASAIVNTSSVAGLIGYPGASPYIASKHAVVGLTRAAALDYAKQGIRINVVNPGPIATEMMYRSIDKLGIAADDLTAMVPMGRIGQVEEIAQAVVFLCSDAASYITGQPLAIDGGVTVG, encoded by the coding sequence TTGCGCTTCGCGAACGCGACTTATGGCAGACTCGATTGTGCCTTTAACAATGCTGCGATCGATACTTCTGGCAAACCCCTTCACGAACAATCCATTGAGAATTTTGACACACTAATGTCGATTAATGTGCGAGGGCTGTTCTTGTGCATGAAATATGAAATCCAACAAATGCTGAACCAAGGAGCAAGTGCGATCGTAAATACTTCGTCAGTGGCTGGTTTAATTGGATATCCAGGAGCATCTCCTTACATTGCCAGCAAACATGCGGTGGTGGGGCTGACTCGCGCTGCTGCTCTTGACTATGCCAAACAGGGAATTCGGATTAATGTCGTCAATCCTGGTCCTATTGCGACTGAGATGATGTATCGTAGCATTGACAAACTGGGTATCGCGGCTGATGATCTCACAGCTATGGTTCCAATGGGACGCATCGGTCAGGTAGAAGAAATTGCTCAAGCGGTGGTTTTTCTCTGTTCTGATGCTGCCAGCTATATTACCGGACAACCTTTGGCGATCGATGGTGGAGTCACAGTGGGCTAA
- a CDS encoding NADP-dependent oxidoreductase: protein MTTKVNRQWCLATRPVGAIAESNFEWKQELVPSLEEGQILVRNIYLSLDPTNRGWLNEGENYLPPVAIGEVMRGFGIGIVEQSRNTNFPEGTLVQGFLGWQDYAIADGTDLNQFQKDPFVPLTAYLGLFGFIGMTAYFGLLDIGKPKAGEMLVVSGAAGAVGSLVGQIGKIKGCRVIGIAGSEEKCHWLKDELGFDAAINYKTESVLESLQQHCPNGIDIYFENVGGEILDAVLSLINLRARIVLCGLISQYNATEPVPGPYNFINIVTQRAKLEGFIVLDYFDRAQEALADLGEWYAQGKIQYRVDVIDGLENAPSAINKLFDGTNQGKLIIKVSEE, encoded by the coding sequence ATGACAACAAAGGTAAATCGGCAATGGTGTCTCGCTACGCGACCTGTAGGTGCGATCGCCGAATCGAATTTTGAATGGAAACAGGAACTTGTACCCTCTTTAGAAGAAGGACAAATCCTCGTTCGCAACATTTATCTGTCTCTCGATCCAACAAACCGAGGATGGTTAAACGAGGGAGAAAATTACCTACCACCTGTAGCCATTGGTGAAGTGATGCGGGGTTTCGGTATCGGTATCGTCGAGCAATCTCGCAACACCAACTTTCCAGAGGGAACTTTGGTTCAGGGGTTTCTGGGGTGGCAGGACTATGCGATCGCAGACGGCACTGACCTAAATCAGTTCCAAAAAGACCCGTTTGTCCCACTGACAGCATACTTGGGACTTTTTGGCTTTATTGGTATGACGGCATACTTCGGTCTTTTAGATATAGGAAAGCCCAAAGCAGGTGAAATGCTTGTAGTTTCTGGAGCAGCAGGAGCCGTTGGCTCTCTCGTGGGGCAAATCGGAAAAATCAAGGGGTGTCGCGTCATTGGAATTGCGGGTAGCGAAGAAAAATGTCACTGGCTTAAAGACGAGCTTGGCTTCGATGCAGCTATAAACTATAAAACTGAATCTGTCCTCGAAAGCTTGCAGCAGCATTGCCCGAACGGGATCGATATTTACTTCGAGAATGTAGGCGGTGAAATTCTCGATGCAGTCTTAAGCCTCATCAACCTCCGAGCGCGGATTGTCCTTTGTGGTCTAATCTCTCAGTACAATGCTACCGAGCCAGTGCCAGGTCCATACAATTTTATTAACATCGTGACTCAGCGTGCAAAGCTCGAAGGATTTATTGTTCTCGACTATTTCGATCGCGCCCAGGAAGCTCTAGCAGATTTAGGTGAGTGGTACGCTCAAGGCAAGATTCAATATCGTGTCGATGTGATCGATGGTCTTGAAAATGCTCCCAGTGCGATTAACAAGCTCTTTGACGGTACGAATCAGGGCAAACTCATCATTAAAGTTTCAGAAGAGTAG
- a CDS encoding ester cyclase, which produces MTKEQTVDKQANLQAIPNLTPAQEALQALWDEHLRLEFDTHNTEDTLATMVEDAYVNDIPVMTGGVGKSALREFYSKYFIPRMPPDMELTPVSRTIGTNQLVDEMLVKFTHSIQMDWMLPGIAPTGKRVEVAVVAIVQFRDGKLAHEHIYWDQASVLVQLGMLDPGTLPVVGVDSARKVLNPSLPSNALIDRAGDRH; this is translated from the coding sequence ATGACCAAAGAGCAAACAGTAGACAAACAAGCAAATTTACAGGCAATCCCCAACCTGACACCCGCTCAGGAAGCCTTACAAGCACTCTGGGATGAGCATCTGCGGCTTGAGTTTGACACTCACAACACCGAAGACACTCTCGCCACGATGGTTGAGGATGCTTACGTTAACGACATTCCGGTAATGACTGGGGGAGTAGGGAAATCGGCACTGCGTGAGTTTTATTCCAAGTACTTCATTCCACGGATGCCGCCGGACATGGAGCTGACTCCGGTCTCGCGCACGATCGGGACCAATCAACTCGTTGATGAAATGCTGGTTAAGTTCACTCATAGCATCCAGATGGACTGGATGCTACCTGGCATTGCTCCGACAGGGAAACGAGTTGAAGTGGCAGTGGTAGCGATTGTCCAGTTCCGTGATGGCAAGCTAGCCCATGAACACATCTATTGGGATCAGGCGAGTGTATTGGTTCAACTCGGCATGCTCGATCCGGGTACGCTGCCCGTTGTAGGAGTTGACAGTGCGCGCAAGGTACTCAATCCGAGCTTGCCCTCAAACGCACTGATCGATCGTGCTGGAGATCGCCACTAA
- a CDS encoding SDR family NAD(P)-dependent oxidoreductase yields the protein MMLKDKVALVTGGTSGIGRATAIAFGAAGAKVVFSGRREAKGEETFIKGLAADKKVLFITARGVTYETGSLYEGWDCQEPALRYAFQYIGVTDIQFIHANGLDLGDEARQQGLSEAESKIQDLVNHW from the coding sequence ATGATGTTGAAAGATAAGGTGGCTTTAGTGACGGGAGGAACATCGGGTATTGGTCGAGCTACCGCGATCGCATTCGGTGCTGCGGGTGCAAAAGTAGTCTTCTCCGGCAGACGTGAAGCAAAAGGTGAAGAAACATTTATTAAAGGGCTGGCTGCAGACAAGAAGGTGCTATTTATCACCGCACGAGGAGTTACTTACGAGACAGGTTCGCTTTATGAAGGATGGGATTGTCAAGAACCTGCTTTGCGTTACGCTTTTCAATATATAGGAGTGACAGACATCCAATTTATCCATGCAAATGGGCTGGATTTGGGAGACGAGGCACGACAACAAGGATTAAGTGAAGCTGAATCTAAAATTCAAGATTTGGTTAACCACTGGTAA
- a CDS encoding alpha/beta fold hydrolase, with protein MSTFVLVHGSWHDGSAWNAVIQHLEAKGHQAFAPTIAGHGKGVNKNVNHAQCTQSIVDYIVDKDLIDIVLLGHSFGGTITMKVAKAISTRIQRLIFLNAFVLNDGESLRDNIPPDSQALFDRLARESDDNTITMPFEIWRETFLNDADLDLAKLSYTQLSPEPYQPFIDKLDLKQFYSLSIPKSYLYCTEDTALPQGEWGWHPKMSSRLGLFRLVQMPGGHEVMFSNPVGLAEKIIVAGRD; from the coding sequence ATGTCAACTTTTGTCTTGGTTCACGGCTCATGGCACGATGGCTCTGCTTGGAACGCGGTTATTCAACATTTAGAAGCAAAAGGGCATCAGGCTTTTGCACCCACGATCGCGGGTCATGGTAAAGGCGTGAATAAAAACGTCAACCATGCTCAATGTACACAGTCGATTGTCGATTACATTGTTGATAAAGACTTAATCGATATTGTTTTACTAGGGCATAGTTTCGGCGGCACAATTACTATGAAAGTTGCTAAAGCAATTAGCACTCGAATTCAACGGCTAATCTTCTTGAATGCCTTTGTCCTGAATGATGGTGAGAGCCTCAGAGATAACATCCCACCCGACTCTCAAGCGTTATTCGACAGGCTAGCGAGAGAATCGGACGATAATACGATAACGATGCCTTTTGAGATTTGGCGAGAAACATTCCTCAACGATGCTGACCTCGACCTAGCGAAATTGAGTTATACACAATTGTCACCTGAACCGTATCAACCGTTTATTGACAAATTAGATCTGAAGCAGTTTTACTCGCTGTCCATTCCCAAGAGTTACCTCTACTGTACTGAAGACACCGCATTGCCCCAAGGCGAGTGGGGTTGGCATCCCAAGATGTCTAGCCGCTTGGGACTATTTCGGTTGGTGCAAATGCCGGGTGGTCATGAGGTGATGTTTTCTAATCCAGTCGGTCTAGCAGAAAAGATTATTGTCGCAGGGCGCGACTAG
- a CDS encoding cupin domain-containing protein — protein MNAATNKKKCVIPVFKSPNDYQAYRISPESTNRLALVFDPMSTSTSLTYCVEIFDVGGKTPPNRHQMAAEMFFVLKGEGVAMCDGKAVDIRAGDSVMVPPTGIHAIENKGTGRLYTLSIMVPNEDFAELIRSGIPVELDEEDMAVLQRSEAQG, from the coding sequence ATGAACGCGGCTACAAATAAAAAAAAGTGTGTGATTCCGGTGTTCAAGTCGCCAAATGATTATCAGGCGTATCGTATTAGCCCGGAGTCTACGAATCGGTTAGCGCTCGTGTTCGATCCGATGAGTACGAGTACTTCTTTGACGTATTGTGTTGAAATTTTTGATGTCGGTGGGAAAACGCCACCCAATCGGCATCAAATGGCGGCGGAAATGTTTTTTGTCCTCAAAGGAGAGGGCGTAGCAATGTGTGACGGCAAAGCCGTAGATATTCGCGCTGGAGATAGCGTTATGGTGCCGCCAACTGGAATTCATGCGATTGAAAACAAGGGGACGGGTCGCCTCTATACGCTTAGCATTATGGTTCCCAACGAGGATTTTGCTGAACTGATCCGCAGTGGCATACCTGTTGAACTGGATGAAGAGGATATGGCAGTGTTGCAGCGATCGGAGGCTCAAGGATAA
- a CDS encoding DUF3598 family protein has product MAPHSIDNVAERENQLQNWDRFCQYHLGDWHGIWTKYSPEGHSINSFKCVRSFYLSEDGSQIVQQNRSTSPDGKTDLHTFAYVKPSTELSFMGHHFAVLFLDNSFSWGSIKFTDADAQFFFETGFTHENRRTSLTAVYKQSGELQHMTAISEQLDSFSEALPAPSVIQPDDVWQGTVKKITPDLVTSASEEIGWQLLESLGGNHQIFHLPGGSISCPFKIESYRVMNLIVDWQAAPNKLFRGIRRFDNSEFSHFLLQVYES; this is encoded by the coding sequence ATGGCACCTCACTCCATCGATAATGTTGCTGAAAGGGAGAACCAACTCCAAAACTGGGATAGGTTTTGTCAATACCATTTAGGCGACTGGCATGGTATCTGGACTAAATATTCACCAGAAGGACACTCAATTAATTCCTTCAAATGTGTTCGCTCCTTCTACCTCAGTGAAGATGGTAGCCAGATCGTTCAACAAAATCGCTCTACTTCTCCTGATGGAAAGACCGATCTCCATACCTTTGCTTATGTCAAACCCAGCACTGAACTCTCCTTTATGGGGCATCACTTTGCCGTCTTGTTTCTCGACAACAGCTTTTCCTGGGGATCTATAAAGTTCACAGATGCGGATGCTCAATTCTTCTTTGAAACAGGTTTCACGCATGAAAACAGGAGAACGAGCCTCACTGCTGTTTACAAACAAAGCGGTGAGTTGCAGCACATGACAGCGATCTCTGAGCAATTAGACAGTTTTTCAGAAGCGCTTCCAGCCCCTAGTGTGATTCAACCTGACGACGTTTGGCAAGGAACTGTCAAAAAGATAACCCCCGATCTCGTAACATCAGCTTCAGAGGAAATTGGATGGCAACTCTTGGAAAGCTTGGGTGGCAATCACCAGATATTTCACTTGCCTGGAGGCTCTATTAGTTGTCCCTTCAAAATTGAAAGCTACAGAGTCATGAATCTGATTGTCGATTGGCAAGCGGCTCCCAACAAGTTGTTCCGTGGAATTCGCCGCTTTGACAATTCTGAGTTTAGTCACTTTTTGCTTCAAGTCTACGAATCCTAA